CTCTAAAGTCCAAGGAAATCACCACCCATGAGCGAACATCATCCCATCCGTAATTTAGACTCCTTGTTTCATTCCCAAAAACGGGCTTTTGTCGCCGATCCGGTTCCTTCGCTCCAGTCTCGTCTGGACAAACTCGATAGGCTTAAAAAGGAATTAATCCTCCATCATCAAGATTTGATTGAGGCCATGAGTCAGGACTTCGGCGTACGGAGTCGTTACGATTGCATTTTCGGGGATATCATCTCCACCCTGCAACTCATTAAATACACGTCTAAAAACCTGAGGAACTGGATGAAACCCTCACGTCGGAGTGCGGGAATGATGCTCGCGCCTGCCCGTGTGGAGGTGATTTATCGACCCCTCGGAGTCGTCGGCATTATTTCCCCGTGGAATTTCCCTGTGCAACTATGCCTGATGCCACTGATTACCGCACTGGCCGCAGGTAACCGTGTCATGATCAAACTCTCCGAATACACCCCTGTGACGAATGCCGCCTTGGGCAAATTGCTCTGCGGCATATTCCCCCGGGATGAGGTCTGCACGGTCGAAGGTGATGCCACCGTCGCGGAGACCTTTAGCAAATTGCCCTTTGACCACCTGCTTTTCACCGGGTCCACCTCCGTAGGCCGCCACGTCCTCACTAATGCAGCGGCAAACCTCACGCCCGTCACTCTGGAGCTCGGCGGCAAATCCCCCTGCCTCATCGCCCCCGACATGCCTCTCGATGCGGCTATAGATCGGATTGTTTACGGCAAGAGTCTCAATGCTGGCCAGATCTGTATCGCCCCGGATTACATCCTGATTCCCCGGGGTAAAGAAGAGGCCTTTGCCCAGGGGTTCGTAAAAAAATTCCAAACCTTTTACCCCGCCGGAATCAAAGATGATGGTTACACCTCCATTATTAACTCCAAACAATACAGCCGCCTGTCCTCGTGGCTCGATGAGGCCAAGGAAAAGGGAGCCAAAGTGATCCCCTGCGGTGAGCCCTCCTGCGATGCGCAAAATAGGAGAATGCTGCCCCATTTACTTTTGAATACTCCCCATGATTGCACTCTCATGAATGAAGAAATCTTCGGGCCTTTGCTCCCGGTCATTCCTTACGACTCGATCAGGGAAGCCATCGCTTACATCAAAGAACGACCACACCCCCTAGCCCTCTACCTGATGAGTTTCGACCAGACCCTTCAAAAAAAGGTACTCTCAGAAACTCAATCGGGTGGAGTCTGCATTAATGACACCCTCATGCACGTCGCCGCCGATGACGCGCCTTTTGGAGGCATCGGGCCTTCTGGAATGGGGCATTACCACGGGCACGAAGGATTCCTTACTTTCTCCAAGGCCAAAACCGTGCTGACCCGGGGGAGATTTTACCCCGCCAAATACATCCAGCCCCCCTTCGACACCCCCCTGAAAAAATTCCTGATTAACTGGTTGATCCGGTAATACAATTTTTTTAAAAAAAGTGAACTTTAAAGCAATTTGCCCAGGCAAATCCTCATATCGAAGAGTCTGATCTGGTAAAAGTGCTCCGGCGTTTTTCAATCCTGAATGCAAAGAACCCCCCCGATGCTCCCTCATCCACCGTTCTCTCCATTCCTTCAAAAGTTCGGCCTTTTTTTCCGAGTCATGAAAAATAATCGCTAATAATCGAGGCTGACACGACTAACCTCTCCAGCCTGTCTTCCGATTTTGTTTGAACATAGATATCGATCTTTGCGAGTGACTGTCCCTGATCATCAGTCCAAGTGGAGAGCACTTCGCATGGAAAAAGCCCGTTTCTTGGGTATGAGCTGTCACTCCATAAATATTCGGTGGTCATAATGACGCACTTATCGACTACCTTATGGAGATGGCCGTCAGAATCGACGAACTCTCCTTCCGCAATGTTGGGTTGGTGTTCCATCACGAACCGTACAATTTTTAACGGCAACGGCTTTTGAGGTTATACTCATCTGGATTTATTCTGCCGAAAGTCCCGAAGGGACAGGGATTAGGTCGACTGGCTCGTTGGGCATTTTTATTTTCGTAAGATAGCCCACAGCAACAAAGAAAGTGGAATAGAAATGTTCCAAACAAGAACACAGCATCGGAATCGACGTAAACGTCGCCTTTCTTCCGTGCCCTCCTGAATCCATTTCGGCTTCGTAAATAACCATAAAAACATCAGTATATTACGATGCCAGTAGCTGGAAATCCAAGTGCATTCCGGATCGCTCCAAAACATGCCTGCGGGTCGGCCGTCTGATAGCCATGCGTCATGATGAAAATAGTGTTCTGTTTGAATAAGGCTGTCAAAAAGTACAAATGAATAGATCAAGAACGGTATGGCTATAATAACTGGTATCGGGACCAGAAAGTTCATTTGTTTGCCGAACATGTATTAGACAGAAGTAAGTCCGTCTATTTTCCGGTGTTTCTGCCTATCCAGAAAAGCCGTTATTAATGATTGAGAGGGAATTAACGGAAATTCAAGCATGTCCGGTGATTTGAGTTAATTTTTGAAAACGGGAGGGGAAAAGTTTAAACGTGTCACAGCAAATTGCTCAGTCCTGACTTTGCGACCTTGGTATACTTCTGCGAGAAATGATTACGGAAAGAATCTTGATTCAACGACCACCGTCAGAGAAAGATGGTGGATTGATTTTTCTCCGGTTGCAAGTCCGCTAAAAGCCCGAAGCCCCGAGTTTCTGTCCAATGTAGGTGGGGTGGTTCCTTTGGGCAAGGACGAGCCTCGGGAAAGACGAACGACACGGCAAGATCGTCCCCTCCCAAAAATCTCTACTGCATTCCTGATTCTGTGGTTCAAAAAATCTGCGCCAATCTGTGGTTCAAAAAAGGCTCTTCGGGATTTCGAGTGGGTGAATATTGCGCCCTTTCGACTTTTAACTTTATCCGATCTCCCATCTTCGATATCCTCTCCTCCATGCTCTTCCAAATCCTCCTCTTTGACGGTTTTGATGAACTCGACGCGATCGCGCCGTATGAAGTCCTTAAAATGGCCGCTAAACACCTCCCTGAATGGAAGGTGGAATTCGTCACGCTCACCCACGCAAATGCCATCACGGCTGCCAACGGGCTCGAACTCGTCGCCCCGAGCAAATTGCTCTCACTCGACCAGAAACCGGATATCCTCGTCATTCCTGGGGGTGGCTGGGTCGATCAAAGTCCATTGGGCGCACGCGGCGTGACAAATTGCGCCGAGGCCCTCGCACTCCTGCGCAAATTGCAGCAGTCCGGTGTTATTCTCTCCAGCGTTTGCACCGGGTCCATGATCCTGGCTGCGGCAGGCCTCCTCGACGGACGTCCCTGCATCACCCATCACAGTGCCCTCGACGATTTAAAGAAATTCCCCGTTCAAATTATTCAAAAAAGAGTCGTCGATGATGGAGACATAATCACTGCCGGCGGGATCACCTCCGGCCTCGACCTCGCCCTCCACCTGATCGAACGCTTTGCCGGAGCCCCCCTCGCCACACAAATTGCGGCAGCGATGGAATATACAAAAAAATAAAAAAAATCCTAAATTCCTCTAAGCACGCTGAATGTGCAAGAAAACGAATTCAAATTTCGATTAACAGGTGAATTTCTAAACCTGTGGTTTACCCGGTTGAACCTTACGCCTGTATCGGAGGGCTAACCCCGCGCAAATCATCCCGGCGACGAGCATCACATAGGTCGAAGGTTCGGGAACTGGCAGGATTTGGTAATTTAGATAAATATTTTGACTAT
The DNA window shown above is from Verrucomicrobiota bacterium and carries:
- a CDS encoding coniferyl aldehyde dehydrogenase, producing MSEHHPIRNLDSLFHSQKRAFVADPVPSLQSRLDKLDRLKKELILHHQDLIEAMSQDFGVRSRYDCIFGDIISTLQLIKYTSKNLRNWMKPSRRSAGMMLAPARVEVIYRPLGVVGIISPWNFPVQLCLMPLITALAAGNRVMIKLSEYTPVTNAALGKLLCGIFPRDEVCTVEGDATVAETFSKLPFDHLLFTGSTSVGRHVLTNAAANLTPVTLELGGKSPCLIAPDMPLDAAIDRIVYGKSLNAGQICIAPDYILIPRGKEEAFAQGFVKKFQTFYPAGIKDDGYTSIINSKQYSRLSSWLDEAKEKGAKVIPCGEPSCDAQNRRMLPHLLLNTPHDCTLMNEEIFGPLLPVIPYDSIREAIAYIKERPHPLALYLMSFDQTLQKKVLSETQSGGVCINDTLMHVAADDAPFGGIGPSGMGHYHGHEGFLTFSKAKTVLTRGRFYPAKYIQPPFDTPLKKFLINWLIR
- a CDS encoding DJ-1/PfpI family protein produces the protein MVQKICANLWFKKGSSGFRVGEYCALSTFNFIRSPIFDILSSMLFQILLFDGFDELDAIAPYEVLKMAAKHLPEWKVEFVTLTHANAITAANGLELVAPSKLLSLDQKPDILVIPGGGWVDQSPLGARGVTNCAEALALLRKLQQSGVILSSVCTGSMILAAAGLLDGRPCITHHSALDDLKKFPVQIIQKRVVDDGDIITAGGITSGLDLALHLIERFAGAPLATQIAAAMEYTKK